The Mauremys reevesii isolate NIE-2019 linkage group 1, ASM1616193v1, whole genome shotgun sequence genome segment TCTTTAAAGTATATTTGAATATATTCCTTGGACAGGCCCTGGCTGTTCTAGGGGTAATACTTCCAATACTGGTGATAGAAGGTGATGTCCATTCCTGCCTAGCAGTATTGTACAATTCTTACTCAGTAAAGATATAGTAGAAAATATTTAGAGAGAAGCTATCAGATTGAGTTTAAGTAGATATATCCCAACCTACTTGTCCCAACAGACTAGAATTCTAGAGAAGTGGTCCAGGAAAGACCTCGAGGCATTTGAGTTTGATCCTGTATCTGATATTAATTTCTGCAAGTGAGAGATGCTAGCAGTTCTTGAATGAGAAATGCTGAGAGTAGCACATAACAAAAATTATGGAATTCTTTCTTGTCATTTGTTTTTCAATATTTAGTTCTATCCACTATATAAGAAATGGTGATGTATCCAGGGAGCTCTACCAGGTAGACACTGTTGAAAAACTTACAGATATCACTCGTCTAGTCTATATGACATCTTGACTCTACATGGTACCTTTTCTGTCTGGTCTGCCATCTCCTGTCTTAGTCATCTTTCCCCTGTTCACTAGGACTTTGTTCTTTTTCCtgtctttgtttctttttcttttgactTTCGTCTAATGTAAagtagcaaatgtaaaaaatgctTTTGATATGATGAAGGTGGTTTCAGACTATattgtatcattttaaaagtttgttgTCATTAACatagtaaaatatttaaataacgcAAATATTTATTCTTAACATTATCCTAATAAATTCACTTTTATATTTCATTGTAATTATATAACATTTAATCAATAACACCAAAACATTTAATAAGTAACACCAAAAGTTACGTCAGGTCCACTAGGTGATATGTTGCCCAAAGAGCAGGGAAGAATGTTCTCTGCCAGACAGCTTGTTTTTAAGAGGCATTCAGCAACCCCCTAGAAACCACtattgtaaaaaaaacaacaaaggcTATTGCTGGGCCAGGTTCTGGCTTTCAGGGATGGTAGTGCCTAAACACAACAGGCTAAGTCCAGGTTAAAAAGTGAACCTGAGACCAAAGAGCCAGCAAAATGCTTCGTTATATAGATCTCTGCAGTCTGGGGAGAAAAAAATCTCTAGCTCACACAGCACCAGTAGAAGCATCTCAATGTATTATTGACATGAACATTATGGTTATTTATCTTAAAATGGAGGCTGTGGTGACAGCGGTAGATAATTTAACTATTGCAGTGATCTGTCACGGAGGGAAAGCTAAGTGCGGGAGAGAATCTCTGATAAGTTCCAtcttcacttctcccaccaaACCGCCAAGGACAAGTAAAAGAATATTGCAGGCCCTAggttggtgtaaattgtcataactTGACTGAAATCAATGAAGACTGACAATGCCACAGAGGAAACCAAGTGTACTGACTTCGGTACCAACTCAGTAAAGGACTTTAAGTACATGCCCTTAAGTATAGCAAGtgcttaaatcccactgacttgaatgggaaTTAAGCATAAGTGCCTTGTGGAATTGGGGCCTTGATAAAGTTCTCTGAACCTTGATTATCAGACACTTGGGATTTTCAGCATGAGGGAAGGAAGCCAAAGATACAGTCCATGCACAGAGTGCAAGCAGTGTGTTACAATGTCACTGGCccctttgagagggagtgtggggtctagtgcaCCTGGACTGATTACCTGCTCCCCAGTTGGGCTTAAGGGAAGGCACTTAAGGGCCTTACAAAGGGCTGCAGGTTGTTAGCAGTTACAGGCATTGTAGGGCATAAGAAGGCCCTGGCTGGGCTGCTAATCAGGAGGAGGAAGGTAGCAATGGAAAAGGCTATATTTCTGGCCTCCTGGAAGGCTGGCTGTGCTTAGCACAGCAGGTGAACAGTACTGGAACTCTATAGGGAAGACAGAGCCTCAGGGAGGAGGGACTGGTCCCAGCTGAAACTGGGATGAAGAGATTGTAAGTCTGAGTTTTCTTTTGAAAGACTTTCTTCAGGTTTTAATAAATtggaccccaggagggggaatgTTCCGAATATCTGGCCTGTGTGGATTTTTTAAGGGAGACTGAGTTAAAAGGAAAAACTAAGGCAGGCCTCAGCAGAGCTATCTAGCCAGCAAGTGGGTACTGTGGGGTAGGAGTGCCCTTTGAAAAAATGAGAGAAACACAGGGAGTAATGGACCCTGGCTGATCTTTATTTAGATAAAAGGCTTCATAAATTGTATTCACTGAGAATATTATATTCCTTATTTTGTATTCCCTATATAATATAAATGTGACAACATGAATCCTTGTCCTGGGGGCTGTTTGCTTGTCTAATTAGTTAGATAAACCTTATTTTTAATCACCTTGAAGGGGCTTGGTACTAGATCTGTTTGGTGTGTCAGCTTAGTTGAAATACTTATTTTACATCTCACcattaactagggtgaccagacagcaaatgtgaaaaatcgggacaggaggtgggggtaataggagcctatgtaagaaaaagaccccaaaattgggactgtccctataaaatcagatatctggtcaccctaccattaACAGAGATGCtgttcaaaactttttttggctCATGGGGCCAAGAACTTGTTGATATAAGGCTCAGTGTTTACTTTGATTCAATCTCACTTGACTATGGTAACTAAGGTGACCAGATTAATATAGCATTTCTTGTTCTGTTGTCTCTGTGTTTAGGTTCAGATTAacctcttttttggggggggggggcagggaggcattAGCCTGGGGAATTGTTTTCCTATAATGCTTCATGTATTTTCTATTGATTCCCTACTAGCATTATTTCTGCCTCTGTAACATTAGTTGTCTACATCTCACTTAGAGTTAAATAGTTTATAGGAAAGCAAGTTAATTTGTGTGTTGCTTTTAAATGGGACCTTGAGTAATAAAGTTCTTTCTGCTTTTCTATGGCACCAGAGCCCATTATGTTTTTCATATGGGAAAAATCTACCCCTTTGCCTTGGCACCCAGATGCAGCAGCATTATAGCAGTAGTGTGTTATTGTTTGCTACTATTAACAAAGCACGCAAAATGTGCCATACATAAAATTAGTCTTTGCACCCAAAGAGCTTTCAAACTAAAATTGTGCTGTAAGTTTTTTTAAGTATGACGTATGCATCCAGTTACTGAATTGTTaggaaaagtctttttttttattcctcAGTCTTCCTAAAATAGTTTATAAAGTGACAATGTAAAACCCAGTAGAAATCATTCTGTCCTCCTCAAGAGGCTTAATTTTACAGATCATTTGCCACTTTCTTTTATAGGCTGTTGCATACAGACAGATAAAATGTTATTGGTACAGAAGTAGAGATTTGAGATTCTGGTACTGTTCACCATAGGAAGCTAAGAGTATATAAGGGATATCATTAAATTTGCTGGATGTACAAAGCACTAATGAAATGAACTGAAGCAGTTACATTATTTTCTAATTAACCTTAAATATTACTGCAGGTCACAGTAGGAAAGTGTTAAATATTGAACAGCAAAACAAGTTTAACTATTAAATATGCTAGTCTTAAAGTGCCTCTGATGATTTCCCAAACTACTCCTGAAACAACATAGAATAATTGGCAAAATAGCCTAGCTTTCTACAGAGGGCCATGTGGCCCATTTTAGATCCCTTGAAGTGGGATCCATGgacaactgaaatgaagaaagtCCTGCTATAAAGTATGCAGGATAATTGCTAATTTGGGAGCAAATTCTGAGAGATACTTGGCTCCTGTAACTCCTTTACAAAATAGATAAATATGAAGGTGGCCAGTTCTTCTTTGGGTTGCTTTAAAAATTAGCAGTCTGTGTCTAAAATCCTGCTCCCTGCTGACCTAAATTAGTCTGCAGTTATGCCCAGCAATTTGAATGCATCACTTACCCATTTATACCATTGATCAGTGTTTCATTTACCAAGCTATTCTCCCAAATTCAGGATACTATTTATTCAGTCTCTTTCCCCCAACATATAAACTAGATCTTTCATTTGTTTCTTGTGTGATCAGTTGGGTCAGGAGTCCTCTTTAGAAGTCTCTTCCTATGTTGCATGAATCAAGCCAAACAGTCTGATAGGGTCATCATGAATGGCTTCCTCTGTTGGATTATTTTCAGCAGCCAGCTGGTCACTGTTGAGATAAATGCTAGTTTGGGAAACCAGGGTGCTGTTTTTAGATGGCATCTCTTCTTCATTCACTTCTAACGAAGGAGCTTTCTTTTTCCTAGGCTTCCTGTGTTTTTCCTTGATGCTGTGATCAAGGGAGGCATAGCACATCTGACTTTCAACTTCCACCTGAGAGGAAAATCATTTTTATTCAGTTTAATCCTTTTCTTAATCACTACACCTTTTAAGATTTTCAGCTTCTTAAGGCAACCCACCAGTCTGGAACCTTCAGCATAGTGTTCTTGTGAGACGTTTCAGTTTTGAAGAATGAGGGGTGTATTGTATAAGTCAGTGGTTTGCAAGTTATTTTCTGCCAAGGACCCCTTTTTTGGCATCTGACTAAATGTCCTGGATCCCTTTAGTTTCTGGTACTATTGGAACATATCTGCCAAGGTGACCTCTCTCACAGCATGTGCGAGGTCCTGCTgggcagaggatgccattttgttctcTGTGTGGCAAAGTGCCGGAACGCTGTTGTGTTCTGGCCTGGCTCAAGGGACAGACCCCTGCATAACCCAGGGTGGACACCCAGGGGTGTGGGAACCCCACTTTAAGAGCTACTGGTATAAGTCAACTCTGAATTTTTGGGATCAGAGACATCAATAGATGGTTTCCCAACCCTGTTTCTTCTTTCCCTATCCTGGTAAAGAGTTAACTTGGATTGCCAGGTTTTTTGCAGGATATGCAAAATCCTACACCGGTTTTGCTCCGGGAGTATGGGGGATGTGTGGTGTTGGCCACAGGGTGTGGTACTGACTCTGGGCCTTATGTTTTAAGGGTACTTGTACTGGGCATGTCAGAGATAATCAAATGTAGAACTGTATCCTTAATGAATTCATGATTACCATGTTTTTCAGCTTGCAACTTATTTGGCAACTTATTATTAGCAATGGTTAGCAACATTTTTAATTTCAGGCCATTGCTTAATTTTTATAGTAGTGGATAAAATCTGGTGTTCTAGTTTTTAATACAGTATCCCAATACTAAATGGCTGAGCACATTAGAAAACATTGGTAATCAAAATACTAAAATGATTTCAACATGTCATCTTTCATCTAATCTGTCATGAGACTAATGGAGGAATTGACAAGTTTGACACATCTAGCTGCTACTTAGCTGCTTGCAAGCCTGAGACTTCCTCAGTTATGGTCCTGATGGAGCAAAACACCTACATACATGCTTAAGTGATCTGCTGAATTAGCGTGTCCATTTTTGTAAGGAGAAGACTGAAGTCTTGGGTTATATTCTGCCACTGGGTACATGTGAGGAGCTCTGAGGCAAAATGCCTTCCTTAATGCAGAAGGCTAAGAACAAGAATATAAATAAGGGTACCTTTACTTCTTTAGTGTGTCTCCGAGGCTGGGCTTTCATTTGTTCATAGCAACATTCATCTAGAGATGATTAGAAATGAGAGAATTTCATAGTGGTTAGAAGATTCTTCCTCTGATTAAAGAGTAAACAGACACCCTGTTATAGAGCTCAGTTCTCCAAATCTACTTCAGTGGAAGTTCAGGTTCTAAACTATATTCCCCCTCTCACTCTCCCAGCTGCCAGGAAATAAAAAGCTAGGAAATCCCTGGATAGAGTTTATTTTCACGGTATCACATTATTGGACAGTATTAGGTTGTCCAGAAAAAAAAGCTTTACAATTATGGGATAATTTAAAACATTGACAGACTTGATAGTGTCAGTCACCATATGATTTGTCAGGTCTCACAAGATAATATTGCTGAGACGGTATACCTGGGTAAGAGAAATACCAGGAGTTAAGGTTAGAGTAACGGCAGGGCCAAAGGGGGGCAAAATGACACGGCTCTATTCCTCGCTTTGCCACTAACTTTCTATGAATTTGGGCCAAGTTACCTTTTTTCATGCCTCATTTTATGCCCTGGTAAAATGGACATCTCCTTCCCTCATAGAGCAGTTTTGAAGCTGAACACAAATTTGCACTGGTTCTAGTTAGACTGGTTAAACCCCCTTGTGAACACTGTCGTCTTTGAGTTTAGTTTAAACCTATTGCTAATCTCTCTATGAAAAACCAAAATAAGCCTAGTTGAATCTGAAATAAGCCCACGTAGCCTTTTGTGCTGGTTTAACATTGcacctttagttaaactggtgcaactctgcatgtagactagcccttatgTGCTTTTGAGAACCTTTAAATAGCCTTCTTCATTCACATATCTTAATGTCTGGAGAGTAAAATAGAAAACTCAGTTTGCACTAATCAATCCACTGTCACGGCACTATCCCAAgatctaggtcaggggtaggcaacctatggcacgcgtgccgaacgcggcacatgagctgattttcagtggcactcacactgccggggtcctggctaccggtccagagggctctgcattttaatttaattttaaatgaagcttcttaaacattttaaaaaccttatttactttacatacaacaatagtttaattatatattatagacttgtagacagagaccttctaaaaacagtagaatgtattactggcgaaacctcaaattagagtgaataaatgaagactcggcacaccacttctgaaaggttgccgacccctgatctaggttaATATTATGGGAATTAAcacattttggttttaaaatgaGCAACTGGAGGTTCACTGCTTCTCTCCCCTGTAACTAGAACAAGTGTGTATCCATTTGATCAACAAACGGCTTCAGAAATTCATGTTTTAGGAGACATTCATAAAGAATGTTAAGCATTCTGTCTCTAATTATTGTATGTTGTTTTTAATAAGTTCTTGGGATAAGATATCTTACCTAAAATCTCTTGATTGAGGTTGCCATAAACTGGGCATTCTTCAGTATAATCATCATCATAGCTATAATGGGGAATCAGAAATAATTTTAATTCACTCTGTAATTGTGCATTGAAGTATCTTATGCTGCACATAGTGAACCTGAccctttttcatttaaatttcagTGATGTCTGGAGGCCCCAATCAAGGTTAGGAGCCCATTGCGCTGAGCACTTTTCATATAGACCTACATCCGTAGATAATTGACAAAAACCAGTATGGGCCTTAGAAGagtccaaatagacaagacaggtgaAGTGTGGAAGACAATGGGTATCGTTTCCCAGGTAGGAGAACTGGGGCAAGGCATCTGTGGAACAGCCAggagttgaacccagatctcctgagtcccagtccaggatCTTAATCATAAGATCATCCTTGTAGTTCACTTGAATTTAATATGCGTGTAATCCATTTTGTAAAAACCACACTTAGCCCAAATATTTTCTGACCTTCAAAGCTCTACAAACTGAAGGTGATGAAAGTGTAGAGGAGAAAAACAGatctgaagaaagaaaaagaaatcattGGCAAATGCAATCCCCAGTTTGCATTATAGAACATCCAGAATCCTCCAGGTCTTGGTGCTCAAGAGCATCCTATACTCAATGAATGGTATAATTTAAAGGCTAGATATTTTAAAATGGTGTGTGCCCAAAAAATGGAAATTGTGCATGCTGGCTTCTGCATACTGAAAGATGTTTTTGTCTGACACATTCCTAGCTATGCACCTTATTCCGTGTCTGATCAGAATGAATGAAGCCATGGGGTATAGTTTTTCAAATGGTATTTTTCATTGTTTGGGCAGTTATGGCTGTCTACATGCTAACTTCAGACAAATCAATAGTAGGGTATTGTTGGAGGCATTTTTGTATTAAGGTTTTTATGTGTTTGTTTTGGGGTGGAGAAGGGCTTTGTCAGTGTCTCAGTTTTCTGAAAAACATGACGTTAGATCATCCAgagccagttttttttttaaacattctgtAAAATATAAGTACAAATACTGAGAGAGTATGGAGTGGTAATTAATTAGAGCAGTTAGCAGTGAGTTCGGAGGGCTCATCTTCATTCTCGCTGAGGCCAAGCAATAATAAATACCCATTTAACCTGCTATCCTAAACTGATTAACTCTATCATGCTTCTCATACTACTAAGTGAACTCCCTCCAACTGCTTAATAAAGTGGGTGCAGTATGTTCCATTACAAGTTGTATTCTTTCCTTCATTCCTTAAGTACCCCTTTTAGCTGTAAAAATATTtctatgtacagtaactcctcgcttaacgttgtagttatgttcctgaaaaatgtgactttaagcatttaaagatgttaagcaaatccaatttccccctaagaattaatgtaaatacgaggacatttttttcaccagacaaaactATATATtgtatagatatatacacagtatatgttttaaacaaacaatttaatactgttcacagctatgatgattgtgaagcttggttgaggtagtgattagagggtggaagagggagggatatttcccatggaatggcttgctgctaaatgatgaactagcactcggctgagccctcaagggttaacacgttgttaatgtagcctctctcacaaggcagcatgaacacaagggaggggagacagcatagcagacagagacagacacgcaccttggggggagggggggaagagagagagatgtacaTTGTTCCTTTAAGTAAGCtaacccactcttaagtgcattgtctttttaagtggatcaggaagttgagagagcagctgctgccccaagctctctgtctctctctgtctgtgtacCCTCCCTGCTGTATATGGGGAAGGGGTAAGcggagtgcaggagcaggggggacatCATAACATTAgcgcccccttcccccctgcacggcaagcaggagtctctgtgagcagctccaaggcagagggcaggagcagcacacggcagtggtgggagggacagctgaactgctggcaactgatagcctgccagggctgcccagaggggggggcaagacgggcaatttgccccagaccccgagccccacaggggcccccaccagagtttttcaggacccctggagcggggtccttcactcgctccggggggcccggaaaactcttgcggggccgggcgcaggagcttcttctgctcccggtctccGGCGGGGGGGGttcccgctggcgaattaccgccgaagacggagcgggacctgctgccgaagttcagctcggtcttcggcggggggcccccgccacgggtcttcggggcacttcggcggcgggtcccggaacggaagggccccccgccgccgaaggccccgggcccccggaatcctctgggcggccctgtagcctgctgggtggctgcagcacagggaacttagtgggagctgatggggggtggagggggctgctggtccaccctggttccaagccccaccagctagctgcaacgggctgctcttcctgcaagcagtggacaaagcaggcagctgccaaacgaggttagaagggagcattgcgcaactttaaacgagcatgttccctatttgatcagcaatgaaacaatgttaactgggacgtctttaagtgaggagttactgtacatcaaACAAGACCCTTCATATGTCCTCTGGTCCATTCCTTCAAATCCAGCCACTGTAACTTAATActctattttaacttttttttaaatcagacatAATTTATCTTCAACATACCTTGCATTATATTCTTGATAGTCTCTGTATGTGTAacctggaaaatattttaaaacacaagTAGTTTAAGCAGAAAGAAAATATTAATTGTGTAATTGTTGAACAGTTCCATTTGCTGTCTTCACGGCTTTGTTCTTAACAGAATTGTATTGTGTGACTCATGCAGAGAAACGTGATGCGAGTCTAAGAATGTCTCAGTAGCATTGTTCATGTTTGTGTGAGATTGAAAGCTGTAGGCTCTCAGATTCAGATTGAGGATATGTTTTTCCTCAGGAGTATCTAGATTTAAATTGTGGCTAACGCAGTTTATTAATATTCTGTGCATTGCACTAATGCCTACAAGCCCCCATTAAGTCCCCATTTTGCTAAGTACTACATATACACCCACCATAAAAAGACAGTCACTGtgcccaaagaatttacagtgtAAATTTATGATGCACCACACTAGGTGGAGATAAACAGGATGTGGTagaacaaggaaacaatgaaagAATGCTGTGTGAGTAAGCAGTAGCCTTGGCAGGCTTACCACCTTTTCCTCTTCATTTGGATTTACAAACGTTACTAGTGATGTCTCGGTAAGGGGGTACCTACTGTTACACACATAGGGAAAGTGAAGCAGAGAGTCCCGCGACACAAAGGGGTTAATTGTTGGAGCTGGGTTTAGAATTCAAGAATTCCTGGCTCTCAGTTCTGTGTTCTGGTCTCCAGAATGTGCCTCTCAGAAAATCTGATTGCGTGGACATCACATCCTCAATCTCATTGCTCCCTTGCTTAGTTTTAgaaataatttcattttcatGATAAAAATATTTTACCTTGCAGCTCATTCAGTAGGTGTCACCTTAGCAGCCAAATCCTTTTCCTCATGCACTGCAAGTACCAGTTGTTTACATAGGACTTCTTTATTCACAATTTGTATACCTGtgtactggtatagttaaagcaataTAACCCCCTCTCTAGTAGGGACAAGGTTATACCACTCCAGGGGTGGTTATATCAGTACGGCTTACTCCTATATAGGAAGGGGAATAAGCGACCTTAATACTGGTGTAACTATATCCACTCTAGGGGTTGTACTGGTATAGTTGattcagtttttttcttttttaaatcacacCCCTATTCAAAAATAATTATACCTATGTAAAATTTGTGTGTAGACCAGACCAATAGTCATGGGCTAGCATCCATGAAGCAAAATAAGTCACCTCTTTGTCAGCAATAGGATGGCTTGACAGTTACCTTGATGTGCACactctctcacgcacacacatacgcaaccccccccacacacacacacctttttcccCTCTTTGGAGCCGAGCTGAATTCctaacaaagaaaaaatggaatttGGATGAAATCTGAAATTCAAATAAGCATTCCTGAATTCAGAGGGAGAAAATATTGCCGCCTAGATTCATAGCGCTATAAGTACACATTAATACAAGCTGTTGTGTCTGAAATTCAGGTAGCTAAaacttacagatggggaaattaaaaaaaaaaaaaaacaaaaaataattacaaaaaaaaaaatccccccttcccttcctctcatttgctggggagaggagagagttgggtttttttttttttttttttttatcattgagTCACACTGATGTTTTGAaagctttttgttttttagttgTCATATCATGTAACATCAGGTATCAGTGCCTTGCAAGTTAAAAATGCATTAGTACTAGAACAAATTTTTAGAAAaagattcattttaaaaacattgtctGCTTGCCAGAAAATTCCCAGTGGTGATGAATTTGTTTGTAGTCTCTCTCAAATACTCAAACACAATCTGCGTGCGCATGCACGAACGTCATTTCTTACCTTTTTGCTTGTTTGCTATGCAGTATGAAATATTTATGACCAATGAAACAATCAGAGCCATAGTCATAAAGGCTAGAAGTCCCCAGATTGAATAGTGGCATGTAAACTCCATTTCTGTAACAGAAAGCAAATTCCTGCATATTATGCATTGTCTAAAAGCTGcacttccccccacacaccccctttaGTTGAGGTAGtgactttaatttttttattccaGGCATAGCCACTGACATGCAACCCAATTAAATACTAGTGAGAACATTTGGATGTCAGAGTAGGAAACTAGTGTTGATAAACTACTTGTAGTGATAACACGTAACCCcactctgagggtacgtccagactacctgccggattggcgggtagcgatcgatttatcggggatcaatatatcgtgtctcatctagacgtgatatattgatccccgaacgcgctccccgtcgactccggaactccgctggagcgagcggcggtagcggagttggcgggggagctgcagccatcgatcccgcgcagtgaggatgggaggtaagtcggaataagatacttcgacttcagctacggtattcttgtagctgaagttgcgtatcttacatcgacacccccccgcccagtgtagaccaggcctaggtcaAACCAAAATGCTGTTATCAATTTATGACC includes the following:
- the LOC120398018 gene encoding T-cell receptor-associated transmembrane adapter 1 isoform X1, with protein sequence MVWCAQDGSWRHEEMEFTCHYSIWGLLAFMTMALIVSLVINISYCIANKQKGYTYRDYQEYNASYDDDYTEECPVYGNLNQEILDECCYEQMKAQPRRHTKEVKVEVESQMCYASLDHSIKEKHRKPRKKKAPSLEVNEEEMPSKNSTLVSQTSIYLNSDQLAAENNPTEEAIHDDPIRLFGLIHAT
- the LOC120398018 gene encoding T-cell receptor-associated transmembrane adapter 1 isoform X2, with the translated sequence MEFTCHYSIWGLLAFMTMALIVSLVINISYCIANKQKGYTYRDYQEYNASYDDDYTEECPVYGNLNQEILDECCYEQMKAQPRRHTKEVKVEVESQMCYASLDHSIKEKHRKPRKKKAPSLEVNEEEMPSKNSTLVSQTSIYLNSDQLAAENNPTEEAIHDDPIRLFGLIHAT